GAGGGCCAGAGACCAGCGCAGACGCCGTCCGGCCCAACGTCGATCGGCCGCCATCCCGCGTTCCGCCCCGGCGGCGAAGGCCGAATCGAAAGCCGACGGATCCGGCATGCGTTCACCCCCACGGGAGGCCAAGCACCCAGCCAAGTCGTGCCCGGCTTTCAAGCGGGCGAACGCGGACCGGCAAGGCCCACATCCGGCCAAATGCGCTTCCAATCGCCGGGCCTCACCCGGCGGAAGCCCGCCCTCCAGGTAAGGCAGGAATTTTCTTCGCCCGCGCCGTTGCCAGCATATCATCGCCATATCTCCTTGCCCGGGTCGCCCTTCATATCAGCCGCCGGAACGGACCCAGCCGTTCGCCGAGCTCGGCCAGCGCCCGGTTCAGCCGCGAAGCCACGGTCCCCGGGGCGCAGCCGAGGGCACGGCTGATCTCGCCGTAGGAAAGCCCTTCCACGTATTTAAGGACAATGACGTCCCGCATCTTCAGGGGGAGCTGCATGACCGCCCGCTTCAAAATCAGGTCCCGGCCCAAGCGCGTTTCCGGGCCTGCGGCCGCCGGCCGCGGATCGATCTCGTCGCGGCTACCGAGAATCGCTTCCAACGGCAGGTGCGGCGCTCTCCGCCGGCGCCTTTGGTTCAGGCACTCGTTGCGGGCGATCCGATAGATCCAGGTGAACAAGCCGGATTGGAAGCGGAAGCCGGCCAGGCCGCGGAAGACTTTAAAAAAAACGGCTTGAAGCGCGTCCTGGGCCTGCAGGGGATCGCCGAGCGAATAAAGAAGGATGGTCCAAACGCGATCCCGGTAAGCCTCATAGAGAGCCCTGATCGCATCGGCATCGCCCGCCTGGGCAGCCTGGATGAGCGTCCGTTCTCGCCCGCTTTCGCCCGCGCCGAAATCCGCGGCAGCCGCCCCCCCGCCCGGTCCGGCGAAAGAACCGCGCTTGTCGGCCAGGCAGCCTTCCGCCGCGACGGACCAGACGCAATCGGAGCTTGGCGTTCGTTTCTTGTTCAGCACGCGGATCGGACTCCTCGCGGAAAAAAGCGGGCCTCCCGGCCGCAGCGAAATATATGCCCCCGCTCCGACGGCTGTCAAGAAAACGCAGGGTGCTCGCCCGCGAACAGCGGCGGGCCATGGAAGAAATCCGCCGCGGCCCGTGTCTAATTTTCAATGAGGAGAATTTTTATGCCAAAATCGCCGTCCCTCATCCGCCGACATACCCCCATCGCCCTCATTCTGATCGCCCTGCTGGCCGTCGCCTCTTTCGGTGCGCCGGTCGAGGACAAGGCCGCGGCCAAGAAGCCGACCGCCGCGCAAGCCCAGGAAAAGGAGAAGACGGCCGCCGAGCGTATCCAGGAGAAGATCGAGATCACGGTCACCGCGACGCGGGTCGAGATCCCCCTCAAGCAGAACCCGGCCGCCACGACGGTGGTCGAGACGCCGCTTCTCAAGGCCATGCCGCGCGCCATTGCCATCGACGAAGCCCTCAAGCTTGTCCCCGGCGTCAAGGTCGACAACCAGGCCGACGGCGAGCGCGTCCATCTGTCCATCCGCGGCCAGGGCATCCTGACCGAGCGCGGCACGCGCGGCATCAAGGCCATCGTCGACGGCATCCCGCTCAACGACCCCTCGGGCTTCGTCTCCGACTTCTTCGATATCGACTGGGCCACCATCCACCGCATGGAGATCCTGCGCGGGCCGGCCGCCGCCTTCTACGGCAGCGGCTCCTCGGGCGGCATCATCAACATCCTGACCGACGACGGCGGCCAAGCCCCGATCGCGGCCGACGCCTACCTGGCGGGCGGCTCGTTCGGCTTCGTCAAGGGACTGGTCCAGGTCGGCGGAACGACCGGCGCGTTGAACTATCGCGTCTCCGGATCCTACGCCTCGAGCCAAGGCTACCGCGACCATACCGATTTTTCGGCCGACAATTTCTACGGCAAGTTCAAGATCGCCGTTTCGCCGACCGTCAAGCTGACCGCGGTCCTCGGCTATACGGATTTCTACAACGGCAACGCCGAAGGCCTGAATCTGGCCTGGTTCAGCGCCGATCCGAGCTCCCGCCGCAAGCTGGCCAACCCGGACGCCTATTCCCTGGCCGAGTACAAGAAGACGCCCGCCTGGTATCAGGATATGTTCGGCGTCAATCGCGTTCCCGGGAATGAATCCCAACGAACCGCCCGCTTCACCAGCGGCGTCACCGGCCAGATCGCCCTGGCCGCCAACCTGGACCTGGCCCTGACCGCCTATTACCGGCACACCAAATACACCGAGGCCGTGCCCTCTTCGGTCATCCACCGCGGCTACGACACGCCGGGCGCCTCCCTCCAGATCAACCACACGGCGGGCGGGGAAGCGTTCAAGAACCATTTTAGCGCCGGCGCGGACTTCGGCTGGCAGACGATCGATTCCCTGCTCCATCCCAACCTTGGTGACGCCGTGGAAGGAAGCGGCATCCTGGCCGATCAGACCATGACCCAATCCTCGGCCGGCCTGTTTCTCCTGGACCGGGTCGAGCTCGGCCCGCAGTGGGGGGTCATGCTCAGCCTGCGATACGACAATGTCACTTGCAAGGTCGACGACCACGTCGGAGCCCTCTCCGGCGACAATGCCTATAAAAAAGCCACCGGGCGGCTCGGCCTGACCTGGAACCCGGCCGACGACTTCGGCCTCTACGCCAGCTGGGGAACCGGCTTCCTCCCGCCCGGCACGGAGGAGTTGTCCAATAACCCTAACGCTTTCGGCGGTTTCAACAGAGACCTCAAGCCGGCGACGTCGGCGGGCGAAGAGATCGGGGCCCGCGGCTCCATCGGCGGCGCGATCGCCTACGACGTGGCCCTCTTCCATCTGGCCACCGACAACGACTTCGGCCGCTACCGGATCAGCTCGCGCCCGCTGGAGACTTTTTACGGCAACGTCGGTTCGACCACCCGCTACGGCTTGGAAGCGTCGCTGTCCTGGTATCCGATTGATCCCCTGGCTCTGCGCCTGGCCTATACCTACAGCCGCTTCAAATACGACTCCGTCCAGACGCTCGACGCGTTCGCCGTCTACGAAGGCACGTGGATGCCCAACTCGCCCGAGCGCCAGCTCTATCTCGACGCCGAGCTCAAGATAACACCCGCGCTGACAGCGGGTGCCGCGCTGGAGTATGTCAGTTCCTGGTACATCGACTCGACGAACCGGGTCTATTCGTTCGACCCGGTCCTCTACCCCGGCGTCTTATACGGCCGGACCGATCCCTACGGACTCGTCCATGTCCGGCTGGGCTACAAGTTCGAGATCGGGAGGAATCCGTTCGAGCTGCTCCTCTCCGGCCGGAACATCTTCGGCGTCGAGTACTACGGCTTCACCGAGCCCGATCCGGACGGCAACTCCTACCAGCCCGCGGCCACGGCCGAGTGGTCTATCGGCTTGCGGGTCGGCCTCGGCAAGAAATAGGGGTACAGTATACGTAAATCCCTATTTCAAAGAATTGGGATACGGGCTCGGCAGCCTTCGTTGTTTATGAATTGACAAGAGCAGCATGTGTAGATCCCTATTTCAGCTGGTTGGGGAACGCCCCCGATCGAAAAGAATTGGGATTTACGTATACTGTACCCCTATTTATGATTATCATGACCGGCAGCTCACACGCCTCCCCGATTGACTTTAAGCCGCAAATTCGTATAATTCCCCTACTTCCCAATCGGGAGGAGGTGAATTAATTGGCTTTTGTCCTTATTGACGAAGGTGAATCGCTGGAGAGCGCACTGAAGCGCTTCAAGCGCAAAGTGCAGCAGGAAGCGATCATCAAGGAGATCAAGAAGCATTCCGTGTACTTCAAGCCTGGCGAGAAGAAGCGTATGAAAGAAGCCCAGGCCCGGAAGCGGATGCGGCGCCGGATGAAGCGCGAAAAAGACCTCGAATATTGACGAATCATCCTCCCGAATCCATCCCGTCTCCACGCAAACCCGACTGGTTGAAGGTCAAGTTCCCCTCGCAGGATGACTATTTCTCTGTCTCCGCCCTCCTGCAAAAGCATGGGTTGAACACCATCTGCCGCAGCGCCCAGTGCCCCAACCGGGCCGAGTGCTGGACCGAGCGGACGGCGACATTCCTCATCCTGGGGGATGTCTGCACCCGGAACTGCGCCTTCTGCGCCGTGACCAAAGGCGCGCCGGTCTCCCCCGAACCCGACGAGCCCGAGCGAGTCGCCGAGGCGGCGGCCTCGCTGGGGCTTCGTTACGTCGTCGTGACCTCGGTCACCCGGGACGACCTGCCCGACGGCGGGGCGGCCCATTTCGCCCGCGTCATCGGGGCGCTGCGGGCCCGCATCCCCGGGGTCCGGGTCGAAACCCTCATTCCCGACTTCGCCGGCTTCGAGGCGCCGCTTCGCGCCGTCCTCGAAGCCGGGCCCGACGTCCTGGCCCACAACCTGGAGACGGTCGAGCCCTTCTACGCCCGGATCGGGCGGCCGGCCGCGAACTATCGCCGGTCGCTGGAAGTCCTCCGCCTGGCCAAATCTCTGGGCCCGGCCGCCGTCAAATCGGGCCTCATGATCGGCCTGGGCGAGACCGAGGACGAGCTGCGGCGGGCGCTGGCCGCGCTTCGTGAAACCGGCTGCGACCTTCTGACCATCGGCCAGTATCTGCGCCCCTCCAAAAGCCACGCCCCCGTGGCCCGCTATTACACGCCCGACGACTTCGAGCGCTTGCGCCGCGAGGCCCTCGGCCTCGGCTTTGCCGGCGTCGAGTCGGGGCCCCTCGTCCGCAGCTCGTTCCACGCCCACAAGCTCCACGCCGAGCTGGCCGGCGCGCGGAGGGAGGCCTGATGCGCGTCCTCGTCTTCAGCGATATCCACGGCAATCTCGAGGCCTTGGCCGCCGTCCTGCGGCTGGCCGAAAAAAAGAAGATCGACCACTATGTCTGCCTGGGCGACCTGGTCGGCTACGGCGCCTCGCCCAACGAGGTCGTCCGGATCATCCGCCGGCTGAAGCCCCTGTCCCTCATCCGCGGCAATCACGACAAGGCCGTCTGCAGCCGGGAGTCGATCGACGCCTTCAACCCCATCGCCGCGGCGGCCATCCGCTGGACCCGCAAGGTGGTGACCAAAACCAGCCACGACTTCCTCCACGCCCTGCCGCAGGGCCCGCAGACCGTCGACGGCCTCTTCACCATCTGCCACGGTGCCCCCTTCGACGAAGACTTCTACATCTTCGGCGAGTACGACGCCGACGAAGCCTTTGGCTATATCAAGACGCCGATCGGATTCTTCGGCCACACCCACTTCCCTTTCGTCTATGTCCTGCGCGACGGCAGCCTCGTCGGCACCCACATGGACGGCGGCGAGATCAAGCTGGAGGAAGGATCGGCCTACTTGATCAACCCGGGCTCGGTCGGACAGCCCCGCGACCGCAACCCCAAAGCCGCCTGCCTCGTCTACGACACCGACCACAAGACGGTCCGCTTCCACCGCTTGGAATACGACATTGCCTCCTGCCAGAAGCGGATCCGCAAGGCCGAGCTCCCCGCCGCCCTGGCCGACCGGCTGGCCTCCGGGCTCTGACGCTCTCCGTCGCCGCCGCCCTCGCCGCCCTCCTTGACACCCCTCGCGGCCCCCGGTATCGTAGCCTGCGAGGCCCCGCACAACCCATGC
The sequence above is a segment of the Candidatus Aminicenantes bacterium genome. Coding sequences within it:
- a CDS encoding RNA polymerase sigma factor, with translation MLNKKRTPSSDCVWSVAAEGCLADKRGSFAGPGGGAAAADFGAGESGRERTLIQAAQAGDADAIRALYEAYRDRVWTILLYSLGDPLQAQDALQAVFFKVFRGLAGFRFQSGLFTWIYRIARNECLNQRRRRRAPHLPLEAILGSRDEIDPRPAAAGPETRLGRDLILKRAVMQLPLKMRDVIVLKYVEGLSYGEISRALGCAPGTVASRLNRALAELGERLGPFRRLI
- a CDS encoding TonB-dependent receptor, producing MPKSPSLIRRHTPIALILIALLAVASFGAPVEDKAAAKKPTAAQAQEKEKTAAERIQEKIEITVTATRVEIPLKQNPAATTVVETPLLKAMPRAIAIDEALKLVPGVKVDNQADGERVHLSIRGQGILTERGTRGIKAIVDGIPLNDPSGFVSDFFDIDWATIHRMEILRGPAAAFYGSGSSGGIINILTDDGGQAPIAADAYLAGGSFGFVKGLVQVGGTTGALNYRVSGSYASSQGYRDHTDFSADNFYGKFKIAVSPTVKLTAVLGYTDFYNGNAEGLNLAWFSADPSSRRKLANPDAYSLAEYKKTPAWYQDMFGVNRVPGNESQRTARFTSGVTGQIALAANLDLALTAYYRHTKYTEAVPSSVIHRGYDTPGASLQINHTAGGEAFKNHFSAGADFGWQTIDSLLHPNLGDAVEGSGILADQTMTQSSAGLFLLDRVELGPQWGVMLSLRYDNVTCKVDDHVGALSGDNAYKKATGRLGLTWNPADDFGLYASWGTGFLPPGTEELSNNPNAFGGFNRDLKPATSAGEEIGARGSIGGAIAYDVALFHLATDNDFGRYRISSRPLETFYGNVGSTTRYGLEASLSWYPIDPLALRLAYTYSRFKYDSVQTLDAFAVYEGTWMPNSPERQLYLDAELKITPALTAGAALEYVSSWYIDSTNRVYSFDPVLYPGVLYGRTDPYGLVHVRLGYKFEIGRNPFELLLSGRNIFGVEYYGFTEPDPDGNSYQPAATAEWSIGLRVGLGKK
- the rpsU gene encoding 30S ribosomal protein S21, producing the protein MAFVLIDEGESLESALKRFKRKVQQEAIIKEIKKHSVYFKPGEKKRMKEAQARKRMRRRMKREKDLEY
- the lipA gene encoding lipoyl synthase; the encoded protein is MTNHPPESIPSPRKPDWLKVKFPSQDDYFSVSALLQKHGLNTICRSAQCPNRAECWTERTATFLILGDVCTRNCAFCAVTKGAPVSPEPDEPERVAEAAASLGLRYVVVTSVTRDDLPDGGAAHFARVIGALRARIPGVRVETLIPDFAGFEAPLRAVLEAGPDVLAHNLETVEPFYARIGRPAANYRRSLEVLRLAKSLGPAAVKSGLMIGLGETEDELRRALAALRETGCDLLTIGQYLRPSKSHAPVARYYTPDDFERLRREALGLGFAGVESGPLVRSSFHAHKLHAELAGARREA
- a CDS encoding metallophosphoesterase family protein; the protein is MRVLVFSDIHGNLEALAAVLRLAEKKKIDHYVCLGDLVGYGASPNEVVRIIRRLKPLSLIRGNHDKAVCSRESIDAFNPIAAAAIRWTRKVVTKTSHDFLHALPQGPQTVDGLFTICHGAPFDEDFYIFGEYDADEAFGYIKTPIGFFGHTHFPFVYVLRDGSLVGTHMDGGEIKLEEGSAYLINPGSVGQPRDRNPKAACLVYDTDHKTVRFHRLEYDIASCQKRIRKAELPAALADRLASGL